One window from the genome of Candidatus Stygibacter australis encodes:
- a CDS encoding PfkB family carbohydrate kinase: MKNKLRMIKDILAKETQPCNLLVGFDGFIDEIIHVVVMRNCETEYTRMAKISDLADKIAAAAGLSTNIELVPQLIKIGGNGVIMANALAISNMDVHYIGSLGAPEVHPVFDDFVRNCQSVTSLCDPGHTDALEFTDGKLMLGKSTTLKEINWENLVNTLSIDRVTQLVNEAELIAITNWTMLSRMNTIITGLIELITNNEHDPLVFIDLADPAKREKKDIIEVLHLISALAEHSQTILGMNEKESIMIAHCLDIEEPDNVKRTVILRKLLNLYSVVIHPVKGAAAAMADISGWVDGPYTPDPKLTTGAGDNFNAGFCLGLMLNMDLIDALYTGVYTSGYYVRNAHSPSREQLIDWLGELTE; encoded by the coding sequence ATGAAGAATAAACTTAGAATGATCAAGGATATTCTGGCTAAAGAAACTCAGCCCTGTAATTTGCTGGTAGGATTTGATGGCTTTATAGATGAGATCATCCATGTGGTTGTCATGCGCAATTGTGAAACGGAATACACACGAATGGCAAAGATATCTGATCTGGCAGATAAGATAGCTGCTGCTGCAGGCTTAAGCACTAATATAGAGCTTGTGCCGCAATTAATAAAGATAGGCGGAAATGGCGTGATCATGGCAAATGCCCTGGCAATCAGCAATATGGACGTGCATTATATCGGCTCTTTGGGAGCACCGGAAGTGCATCCAGTGTTTGATGATTTTGTGCGGAATTGCCAAAGCGTAACTTCGCTCTGCGATCCCGGGCACACTGACGCCCTGGAATTCACCGACGGCAAACTGATGCTGGGCAAAAGCACTACGCTCAAGGAAATCAACTGGGAGAATCTGGTTAATACCCTAAGCATTGACCGCGTAACTCAGCTTGTAAATGAAGCAGAGCTTATTGCCATTACGAACTGGACTATGCTTTCGCGTATGAATACTATTATTACCGGTTTGATAGAATTAATCACAAATAACGAACATGATCCTTTAGTATTTATAGACCTGGCTGATCCTGCTAAAAGGGAAAAGAAAGATATTATTGAGGTATTGCATTTGATATCTGCTCTGGCAGAGCATTCACAAACGATATTAGGCATGAATGAAAAGGAATCTATTATGATAGCGCACTGCCTGGATATAGAAGAGCCTGACAACGTGAAAAGAACTGTTATATTAAGAAAGCTGCTCAATCTATATAGTGTGGTGATACATCCCGTGAAAGGTGCTGCTGCTGCAATGGCAGATATTTCCGGTTGGGTGGATGGTCCTTATACTCCTGATCCCAAACTTACAACAGGAGCGGGTGATAATTTCAATGCGGGTTTCTGCCTGGGGCTGATGCTGAATATGGATTTGATCGATGCTCTATATACTGGAGTTTATACCTCCGGTTATTATGTCCGCAATGCTCATTCTCCATCCAGAGAGCAATTAATAGACTGGCTGGGAGAATTAACGGAATAA